From Staphylococcus sp. M0911, a single genomic window includes:
- a CDS encoding NAD kinase has translation MRYTILTKGDSKSNALKHKMINYMKDFQMVEDNENPEIVISVGGDGTLLQAFHQYSHMLSKVAFVGVHTGHLGFYADWLPHEVEKLIIEINNSEFQVIEYPLLEIIVRYNNNGYETRYLALNEATMKTENGSTLVVDVNIRGKHFERFRGDGLCISTPSGSTAYNKALGGALIHPSLEAMQIAEIASINNRVFRTVGSPLVLPKHHTCLITPVNHDTIRTTIDHVSIKHKNVNAIQYRVANEKVRFARFRPFPFWKRVHDSFISSDDEV, from the coding sequence ATGCGTTATACAATCCTAACTAAAGGTGATTCTAAGTCCAATGCGTTAAAGCATAAAATGATTAACTATATGAAAGATTTTCAGATGGTTGAAGATAATGAAAACCCAGAAATAGTCATTTCAGTCGGTGGGGATGGCACTTTACTACAAGCATTTCATCAATATAGTCATATGTTGTCGAAAGTGGCATTTGTTGGTGTTCACACCGGACATTTAGGGTTTTATGCTGACTGGTTACCTCATGAAGTCGAAAAATTAATAATTGAAATCAATAATTCAGAATTTCAAGTTATTGAATATCCATTATTAGAAATCATTGTTCGATATAATAATAATGGTTATGAAACAAGGTATTTAGCATTGAATGAAGCTACTATGAAAACTGAAAATGGATCAACATTAGTTGTGGATGTTAATATTCGCGGTAAACATTTTGAGCGTTTTAGAGGAGATGGACTTTGTATATCTACGCCATCTGGGTCAACAGCTTATAATAAGGCTTTAGGTGGTGCATTAATCCATCCATCTTTAGAAGCAATGCAAATTGCAGAGATTGCTTCAATCAACAATCGTGTGTTTAGAACAGTGGGTTCACCATTAGTACTTCCTAAACATCATACTTGTTTGATAACACCTGTCAATCACGATACAATACGAACTACGATTGATCATGTGAGTATTAAGCATAAGAATGTAAATGCAATCCAGTATAGAGTAGCAAATGAAAAGGTAAGATTTGCACGCTTTAGACCATTCCCATTCTGGAAGAGGGTACACGATTCATTTATTTCAAGTGATGATGAAGTATGA
- the mgtE gene encoding magnesium transporter — translation MSNDTELKEKEHVNEDVYDKDLLDRLLQDGDIDAFREEFLSMHNYEQSEYFEDTDEEKRQKIFEFLSPSEVADFFDHLDIDDEEYEELFDNINANYASHILEEMSYDNAVDILNELSKPKVASLLTLMNNEDANEIKALLHYEEDTAGGIMTTEYLSLKSTTPVKEALMHVKEQAPNAETIYVIFAVNEDDQLVGVLSLRDLITAENDAYIEDVMSERVISVDVATDQEDVAQTMRDYDFIAVPVVDYQNHLLGIITIDDILDVMDEEASEDYSRLAGVSDIDSTNDSVIKTATKRLPWLIILTFLGMITATILGSFEDTLSKVALLAAFIPIISGMSGNSGTQSLAVSVRNISTGDIDEQSKFKVALREAGSGLLSGIVCSIILIIIIISIYRQPLLAVIVGGSLTCAMTVGTLVGSMIPLLMNKLKIDPAVASGPFITTINDIVSMLIYFGLATSFMSYLT, via the coding sequence TTGTCTAACGACACAGAATTAAAAGAGAAAGAACATGTGAACGAAGACGTGTATGATAAAGATTTATTAGATCGATTATTACAAGATGGTGACATTGATGCATTTAGAGAAGAATTTTTATCAATGCATAATTACGAACAAAGTGAGTACTTTGAAGATACCGATGAAGAAAAGCGACAAAAGATATTTGAATTCTTATCTCCTAGTGAAGTTGCTGATTTCTTCGACCATTTAGATATAGATGATGAAGAATATGAGGAGCTATTCGATAATATCAATGCGAACTATGCTAGTCATATTTTAGAAGAGATGTCTTACGATAATGCGGTAGATATTTTAAATGAATTATCCAAACCGAAAGTTGCTAGTTTACTCACATTAATGAATAACGAAGATGCAAATGAAATCAAAGCATTGTTACATTATGAAGAAGATACTGCCGGCGGTATTATGACGACGGAATATCTTTCTTTAAAATCAACAACACCCGTGAAAGAAGCATTGATGCATGTTAAAGAACAAGCGCCTAATGCAGAAACCATATATGTCATTTTTGCGGTAAATGAAGATGATCAATTAGTTGGTGTTCTATCATTAAGGGACCTAATCACTGCTGAAAACGATGCTTATATTGAAGATGTCATGAGCGAACGTGTTATTAGCGTTGATGTTGCAACAGACCAAGAAGACGTTGCACAAACAATGAGAGACTATGATTTTATTGCGGTACCAGTAGTAGATTATCAAAATCACTTACTAGGAATCATTACAATCGATGACATTTTAGATGTAATGGACGAAGAAGCTAGTGAAGACTACTCTCGTTTAGCCGGGGTTTCTGATATTGACTCTACGAATGACTCAGTCATCAAAACAGCGACGAAACGCTTACCGTGGTTAATCATTTTAACATTCTTAGGTATGATAACAGCGACTATTCTAGGTAGTTTTGAGGATACATTATCTAAGGTTGCCTTATTAGCAGCATTCATTCCTATTATTAGCGGGATGTCAGGTAATTCTGGTACACAATCATTAGCCGTTTCTGTGCGTAATATCTCAACTGGAGATATTGATGAACAAAGTAAGTTTAAAGTAGCTTTAAGAGAAGCAGGAAGCGGATTGTTGTCTGGAATTGTGTGCTCAATTATTTTAATTATTATTATTATTTCAATCTATCGACAACCATTATTAGCAGTCATCGTAGGTGGTAGTTTGACTTGTGCTATGACAGTTGGAACATTGGTAGGATCAATGATTCCATTACTTATGAATAAATTAAAAATTGACCCAGCAGTAGCAAGTGGTCCATTTATTACAACAATTAATGATATTGTCAGTATGTTAATTTATTTCGGCTTAGCAACATCATTTATGTCTTATTTAACTTAA
- a CDS encoding truncated hemoglobin YjbI, with translation MPKTPYDIIGQDALYLMIDHFYQLVEKDDRINHLFPGDFIETSRKQKQFLTQFLGGPDLYTQEHGHPMLKRRHMEFTITEYERDAWLENMSIAINHANFPAGVGDYLFERLRLTANHMVNSEK, from the coding sequence ATGCCTAAAACACCATATGACATCATTGGGCAAGATGCACTATATCTAATGATTGATCATTTTTATCAATTAGTAGAAAAAGACGATAGAATTAATCATTTATTCCCTGGTGATTTTATAGAAACGAGTAGAAAACAAAAACAATTTTTAACTCAGTTTTTAGGAGGCCCTGATTTATATACACAGGAACATGGACATCCCATGTTGAAAAGACGACATATGGAATTTACGATTACTGAATATGAGCGCGATGCTTGGTTAGAAAATATGTCTATAGCAATTAATCATGCTAACTTCCCTGCTGGGGTTGGTGACTATTTATTTGAAAGATTGCGACTAACAGCTAATCATATGGTGAATTCCGAAAAATAA
- a CDS encoding GTP pyrophosphokinase family protein, with protein sequence MNQWDQFLTPYKQAVNELKVKLKGLRKQYEISEHSSPIEFVTGRVKPISSIIDKANKREIPFDRLREEMYDIAGLRIMCQFVDDIDVVVNILRQRKDFSVVEERDYIRNTKPSGYRSYHVIIEYPIETLNGQKSILAEIQIRTLAMNFWSTIEHTLRYKYDGDYPDEIQHRLERAAEAAYLLDEEMSEIKDEIQEAQKYYTQKRAKKHEND encoded by the coding sequence ATGAACCAGTGGGATCAATTTTTAACACCCTACAAACAGGCTGTTAATGAATTAAAAGTAAAATTAAAAGGATTACGTAAACAATATGAGATTAGTGAACACAGTTCTCCCATTGAATTCGTAACAGGCCGCGTTAAACCTATTTCAAGTATTATAGATAAAGCAAACAAAAGGGAAATTCCATTTGATAGATTAAGAGAAGAAATGTATGACATAGCTGGACTCAGAATTATGTGCCAATTTGTTGATGATATAGATGTCGTAGTTAATATATTACGTCAACGTAAGGATTTTAGTGTTGTTGAAGAAAGAGACTATATTCGCAATACCAAACCAAGTGGCTATCGTTCATATCATGTGATTATTGAATATCCTATTGAAACATTAAATGGACAGAAATCTATTCTAGCTGAAATTCAGATTAGAACATTGGCTATGAATTTCTGGTCAACCATAGAACATACATTGCGTTATAAATATGATGGAGATTATCCAGATGAGATACAGCATCGTTTAGAAAGAGCGGCAGAAGCGGCTTACTTATTAGACGAAGAAATGTCCGAGATAAAAGATGAAATTCAAGAAGCACAGAAGTATTATACTCAAAAACGTGCGAAAAAACATGAAAATGACTAA
- a CDS encoding CYTH domain-containing protein, which yields MATNNEIEFKQILSESTYNNIKDQYFKDKSPFKQINYYIDTADFKLKDHYSALRIRVKDNTYEMTLKVPAEVGLTEYNFNVPLEPEIDKMVYHNQLPVEIRQILVDDFDVQDGTLVILGALTTYRMETSYQNELLVLDKSEYLGTEDYELEFEVHDYEEGLQKFYDLLKSFQMTHEKPLNKVQRFFNRKANLA from the coding sequence ATGGCAACTAATAATGAAATTGAATTTAAACAAATACTTAGTGAATCAACATATAATAATATTAAAGATCAATATTTCAAGGATAAATCACCTTTCAAACAGATCAATTACTATATAGATACTGCCGATTTCAAACTCAAAGATCACTATTCTGCTTTAAGAATTCGAGTCAAAGACAATACTTATGAGATGACGCTCAAAGTACCTGCAGAGGTAGGTTTAACGGAATACAATTTTAATGTCCCTCTTGAACCTGAAATTGACAAAATGGTTTATCACAATCAATTGCCTGTCGAGATTAGACAAATTTTAGTGGATGACTTTGATGTTCAAGATGGTACATTAGTGATATTAGGCGCTTTAACTACATATAGAATGGAGACATCTTATCAAAATGAACTTCTTGTGTTAGACAAAAGTGAATATCTCGGCACTGAAGATTACGAGCTAGAATTCGAAGTACATGATTATGAAGAGGGTTTACAAAAGTTTTATGACTTACTGAAATCATTTCAAATGACCCACGAGAAGCCTTTAAACAAAGTCCAACGTTTCTTTAATAGAAAAGCTAATTTAGCGTAA
- the yjbH gene encoding protease adaptor protein YjbH, producing the protein MAEELRVMENKSREDANTDLSPVCKIEIYSFFDPFSKDCFKISAILSKLRIEYNQYIRVRHILNPSLKVLTKCQAQSTSDFDNIALAYKAAELQGRLRAERFIHLMQNEIIPKRDIITEEMICDCVKNAGIDYDVFKEDLQKSKLTESLKVDLHIAREMEIEQSPSLVFFSEDVHEEGLKVEGLYPYHIYTYIINELMGTPIEKSLPPKLETYIQQKQLVTMEELLTIYEWPEKLLNKELKKLMLQQKVEKLNYPDGKFWKSKMPKC; encoded by the coding sequence ATGGCTGAAGAGTTAAGAGTAATGGAGAATAAGAGTCGTGAAGATGCAAATACTGATCTATCACCTGTATGCAAAATAGAAATTTACTCTTTTTTCGATCCTTTTAGTAAAGATTGTTTCAAAATATCGGCAATCTTATCAAAACTAAGAATTGAATATAATCAATATATACGTGTTAGACATATTCTTAATCCTTCATTAAAAGTTTTAACAAAATGCCAAGCACAAAGCACCTCTGATTTCGATAATATTGCACTCGCATACAAAGCGGCCGAATTACAAGGCCGTTTAAGAGCAGAACGATTTATACATTTAATGCAAAATGAAATTATACCTAAGCGCGATATTATCACCGAAGAAATGATATGTGATTGTGTAAAAAATGCTGGAATTGATTATGATGTGTTTAAAGAAGACTTACAGAAAAGTAAACTAACAGAAAGTTTAAAAGTTGACTTGCATATAGCACGTGAAATGGAAATAGAACAGTCTCCATCCCTCGTATTCTTCAGTGAAGACGTGCATGAAGAAGGGTTAAAAGTTGAAGGGCTTTATCCATATCACATATACACATACATCATCAATGAACTTATGGGAACGCCAATCGAAAAGAGTTTGCCACCGAAGTTAGAAACATATATACAACAGAAGCAACTTGTGACAATGGAAGAGTTACTCACAATATATGAGTGGCCTGAAAAATTATTAAATAAAGAATTGAAAAAACTCATGCTTCAACAGAAAGTGGAAAAATTAAATTATCCTGACGGCAAGTTTTGGAAATCTAAAATGCCTAAATGTTGA
- a CDS encoding RluA family pseudouridine synthase, protein MIFRYTIAQQETLKSFLQRHDFSKKTISAIKTNGALLVNQRPVTVRYQLNLGDQLVVQLPLEIPSANLIPYLKPLDILFEDDYIIIVSKPNRQNCAPSREHPHESLVEQVLGYLQHKGEHTNPHIVTRLDRNTTGIVLFAKYGYIHHLFSKTNMDKVYTCLAHGITEPSGVIEAPIARNEASIIERQVSENGKYAKTLYRTIKQKENVSCCEVQLCTGRTHQIRVHFQYIGHPLIGDTLYGGKHGKIEGQCLHCSKLCFEHPVNKKMIHIEIDHKQLNQWYDLI, encoded by the coding sequence ATGATTTTTAGATATACGATTGCACAGCAAGAAACGCTTAAATCATTTTTACAACGACATGACTTTTCTAAGAAAACAATTAGCGCCATTAAAACTAATGGCGCTTTACTTGTCAATCAGAGGCCTGTCACAGTGAGGTATCAATTGAACTTAGGCGATCAGCTTGTTGTTCAACTACCGTTAGAAATACCTAGTGCCAATTTAATACCATACTTGAAACCACTAGATATATTATTCGAAGACGACTATATCATTATTGTATCTAAACCCAATAGACAAAACTGTGCACCTTCACGTGAACATCCACATGAAAGCTTAGTTGAACAAGTATTGGGTTATTTACAACATAAAGGTGAACATACCAATCCTCACATCGTAACCCGTTTAGATCGAAATACTACTGGGATTGTACTTTTCGCGAAATATGGTTATATCCACCATTTATTTTCAAAAACTAATATGGATAAGGTTTATACGTGTTTGGCACACGGTATTACTGAACCAAGTGGCGTGATTGAAGCACCCATTGCTAGAAATGAAGCAAGTATTATAGAAAGGCAAGTATCAGAAAACGGTAAATATGCCAAAACATTGTATCGTACTATAAAACAAAAAGAGAATGTAAGTTGTTGCGAAGTGCAACTGTGTACGGGTCGAACACATCAGATTAGAGTGCATTTTCAATATATAGGTCATCCTTTAATAGGCGATACATTGTACGGCGGAAAACATGGTAAAATAGAAGGGCAATGCTTACATTGTTCAAAACTTTGTTTTGAACATCCAGTTAATAAAAAAATGATACATATCGAAATTGATCATAAACAACTCAATCAATGGTATGACTTAATATAA